In Brevibacillus brevis NBRC 100599, a single genomic region encodes these proteins:
- the glmU gene encoding bifunctional UDP-N-acetylglucosamine diphosphorylase/glucosamine-1-phosphate N-acetyltransferase GlmU has translation MSKIHAVVLAAGQGTRMKSKLYKVLHPVCGKPMVQHVVDTMASMQVQDIVVVVGHGADAVRAKLGEDVTYALQEEQLGTAHAVSQAAPFLQDKEGTTFLLYGDVPLLSATTLSALLTYHEEQQAAATVLTAVLPDATGYGRIVRNEAGEVLRIVEHKDASEAERAIREINTGIYCYDNRKLWKALAEVKNDNAQGEYYVTDVVGILRDAGEKVVGYEAIDPEETLGVNDRVQLSEAEAYMKKRIMTGHMRNGVTIIDPTSTYIETDVKIEADTVIHPGSFLRGQTTVGADCVIGPQADLTNVEVASGVTISYSVMVDSRVESDSSVGPFAYVRPGSQIGSNAKIGDFVELKNAKIGDGTKVPHLSYVGDAEIGDGVNIGCGTITVNYDGAVKHKTTVKDGAFIGCNSNLVAPVTVGQNAYVAAGSTINQDVPDNALAIARERQVNKIDYANKMPRKGKKQS, from the coding sequence ATGTCTAAGATCCATGCCGTGGTTCTGGCTGCTGGTCAGGGTACACGGATGAAATCGAAGCTGTACAAAGTCCTGCACCCTGTGTGCGGAAAGCCAATGGTTCAGCATGTAGTCGATACGATGGCGTCCATGCAGGTTCAGGATATCGTTGTCGTCGTAGGTCATGGTGCTGACGCTGTCCGTGCCAAGCTAGGCGAGGACGTCACTTATGCACTGCAAGAAGAACAGTTGGGAACGGCCCATGCCGTTTCGCAGGCAGCGCCGTTTTTACAAGATAAAGAAGGCACTACGTTTCTTTTATATGGAGACGTTCCCCTCTTGTCAGCGACTACGTTGTCGGCCTTGCTGACCTATCACGAGGAGCAGCAAGCGGCTGCAACTGTATTAACCGCCGTGTTACCTGACGCAACAGGTTATGGGCGTATCGTGCGCAATGAGGCGGGCGAAGTATTGCGAATCGTGGAACATAAAGACGCTTCGGAAGCGGAACGGGCGATCAGAGAAATTAATACGGGCATATACTGCTATGACAACCGAAAATTGTGGAAAGCCTTGGCGGAAGTGAAAAATGACAACGCACAAGGCGAATACTATGTAACAGACGTTGTCGGTATTTTGCGTGATGCAGGTGAAAAGGTAGTGGGGTACGAAGCGATTGACCCAGAGGAAACATTGGGTGTGAACGATCGTGTGCAGCTATCGGAAGCAGAAGCCTACATGAAAAAACGTATTATGACTGGTCACATGCGAAATGGTGTGACAATCATCGACCCAACTTCTACGTACATCGAAACTGATGTGAAGATTGAGGCAGATACCGTGATTCACCCAGGTTCTTTCCTGCGTGGACAAACAACCGTTGGAGCTGATTGTGTCATCGGACCCCAAGCGGATCTGACGAATGTAGAAGTAGCGAGTGGCGTGACTATTTCTTACTCGGTGATGGTTGATTCGCGTGTAGAAAGCGATTCTTCTGTCGGGCCATTTGCTTATGTTCGACCAGGATCACAGATTGGAAGCAACGCCAAAATCGGTGATTTCGTGGAATTGAAAAATGCGAAAATTGGTGACGGTACGAAGGTTCCACATCTCAGCTATGTAGGAGATGCGGAAATCGGAGACGGAGTCAATATTGGTTGTGGAACGATTACCGTTAACTACGATGGGGCAGTGAAGCATAAAACAACAGTAAAAGATGGGGCATTCATCGGATGCAATAGCAATCTGGTTGCACCAGTTACAGTTGGACAAAATGCTTATGTAGCTGCAGGATCGACCATTAATCAAGATGTGCCAGATAATGCGCTTGCGATCGCTCGTGAGCGTCAAGTAAATAAAATCGATTACGCGAACAAAATGCCTCGCAAGGGCAAAAAGCAATCATAA
- a CDS encoding ribose-phosphate diphosphokinase: MANYRDPKLKVFTCNANPELAKEIAEHIGVPLGNAQVVRFSDGECQLKLNESVRGCDVFVIQPTSAPVNEHLMELLVMVDALKRASAKSINVVIPYYGYARQDRKARARDPITAKLVANLIETAGAQRVITMDLHATQIQGFFDIPVDHLLGVPILGKHFSEKGLKDIVVVSPDHGGVTRARKLAERLEAPIAIIDKRRPEPNVAEVMNIVGNIEGKTAIIIDDIIDTAGTITLAASALVEAGAREVYACCTHPVLSGPAIERIANSKIKELIVTNSIPLTEEQIIDKITVLSVAPIIGEAIIRVHEELSVSKLFD, from the coding sequence ATGGCTAACTACCGCGACCCAAAACTGAAGGTATTTACGTGCAACGCAAACCCGGAACTGGCAAAAGAAATCGCTGAACACATCGGCGTACCACTCGGAAACGCACAAGTAGTGCGCTTTAGTGATGGCGAATGCCAACTCAAACTCAATGAAAGCGTTCGCGGTTGTGACGTATTTGTCATTCAGCCAACATCTGCTCCCGTTAATGAGCATCTGATGGAGCTTTTGGTGATGGTCGATGCATTGAAGCGCGCTTCGGCTAAGAGCATCAACGTGGTCATTCCTTACTACGGTTATGCTCGTCAAGATCGTAAAGCACGTGCACGCGATCCAATCACAGCCAAGCTGGTTGCTAACCTGATCGAGACTGCAGGTGCACAACGTGTGATTACGATGGATCTGCACGCAACACAAATCCAAGGCTTCTTCGATATTCCAGTAGATCATCTGCTGGGTGTGCCTATCCTAGGTAAACACTTCTCTGAAAAAGGTCTGAAAGATATCGTTGTCGTATCTCCAGATCACGGTGGAGTGACCCGTGCTCGTAAATTGGCAGAACGTCTGGAAGCGCCTATTGCCATTATTGACAAACGTCGCCCAGAACCAAACGTAGCCGAAGTAATGAACATCGTGGGTAACATCGAAGGCAAAACAGCGATCATCATCGACGATATTATCGATACCGCTGGAACGATCACACTGGCTGCAAGTGCACTTGTAGAAGCAGGCGCACGTGAAGTATATGCATGCTGCACGCACCCAGTTCTGTCTGGTCCTGCTATTGAGCGTATTGCTAACTCAAAGATCAAGGAACTGATTGTGACCAACTCGATTCCGCTGACAGAAGAACAAATTATCGATAAGATTACCGTTCTTTCCGTAGCGCCAATCATTGGTGAAGCAATCATTCGTGTTCACGAAGAGCTTTCCGTAAGCAAGTTGTTCGATTAA
- a CDS encoding 50S ribosomal protein L25 → MEQLQAQSREKKTGNAVKVLRNEGWVPGIMYGSEVGNKPIQVKGRELDAALRQQSTNKPFRLSVDGNTHDVMVYELQRHPLQGNILHADFKKINMNEKIHTSVPVLMTGDPELGVATLVRHSVEVTCLPGNIPESFLVDVDGFNIGDVVLVGDLTVPPGVELGLDSTEVLISVLPVKAKSEESIDAEQEAEAVAEKAGTANE, encoded by the coding sequence GTGGAACAATTACAGGCACAGTCTCGCGAAAAAAAGACAGGCAATGCTGTAAAGGTGCTGCGTAACGAAGGCTGGGTTCCTGGTATTATGTATGGAAGCGAAGTGGGCAATAAGCCGATTCAGGTCAAAGGAAGAGAGCTGGATGCGGCCCTGCGTCAGCAGTCGACGAACAAGCCATTCCGGTTAAGTGTAGACGGGAACACGCATGATGTTATGGTTTATGAGCTGCAACGGCATCCTTTGCAGGGGAACATTTTGCATGCAGATTTTAAGAAGATCAATATGAATGAAAAAATACACACGTCTGTCCCTGTCCTTATGACAGGAGATCCGGAATTGGGTGTAGCTACCCTTGTCCGCCACAGTGTGGAAGTGACTTGCTTGCCAGGTAATATACCAGAATCGTTCCTAGTCGATGTCGACGGGTTCAACATCGGGGATGTCGTGTTGGTAGGGGATTTGACAGTTCCGCCAGGTGTGGAGCTGGGGCTTGATTCCACGGAAGTGTTGATCAGTGTCCTGCCAGTTAAGGCCAAGTCGGAAGAATCGATTGATGCGGAGCAAGAAGCAGAAGCAGTGGCTGAAAAAGCAGGAACCGCGAACGAATAA
- the pth gene encoding aminoacyl-tRNA hydrolase — MKVIIGLGNPGKKYEDTRHNAGFMAIDKISDKWGIPVTQNKFRALVGEGRIEGEKVLLVKPQTYMNLSGESVAEVLKFYKLIPDDLVVIYDDLDLPTGHLRLREKGSAGGHNGIKSMIQHLGTQEFKRIKVGISRPEPGRSVSDYVLNTFPVAERADIQEAVSLAADACAMWTRESFLKVMNHFNSLKK; from the coding sequence GTGAAAGTCATAATTGGATTGGGTAATCCCGGCAAAAAATATGAAGACACCAGACATAATGCTGGCTTTATGGCCATAGATAAGATTAGCGACAAATGGGGAATTCCTGTTACACAAAACAAGTTTCGCGCACTCGTGGGCGAAGGCCGAATCGAGGGCGAGAAGGTGCTGCTGGTGAAGCCTCAGACGTACATGAATCTCTCCGGTGAATCGGTTGCGGAAGTCCTGAAGTTTTACAAGCTCATTCCGGACGATCTCGTCGTCATCTACGACGATCTTGATTTGCCGACGGGCCATCTACGTCTGCGAGAAAAAGGCAGCGCTGGTGGACACAACGGCATCAAGTCGATGATTCAGCATTTGGGCACACAGGAGTTTAAACGAATCAAGGTCGGAATCAGTCGTCCTGAACCAGGGCGGAGCGTCAGCGACTATGTTTTGAATACGTTTCCAGTGGCGGAAAGAGCCGACATTCAAGAAGCGGTGAGCTTGGCTGCTGATGCATGCGCCATGTGGACAAGAGAGTCGTTTTTAAAGGTCATGAACCATTTCAACAGCTTGAAGAAGTAG
- a CDS encoding anti-sigma-F factor Fin, with protein sequence MSIRYTCRCCGMKIAEFDESQVTEAQLGFDSLTPEERALIISREQSGDTVVSITCDYCREALIQHPELSLVGNPLQ encoded by the coding sequence ATGAGCATACGCTATACATGTCGTTGCTGCGGCATGAAGATTGCAGAATTTGACGAATCGCAAGTAACAGAAGCGCAACTCGGGTTTGATTCCTTGACCCCGGAGGAACGTGCTCTTATAATATCGAGAGAACAAAGTGGAGATACGGTCGTCAGCATCACGTGCGACTATTGCCGTGAAGCGCTGATTCAGCATCCAGAGCTTTCGCTAGTCGGAAACCCACTTCAATAA
- the mfd gene encoding transcription-repair coupling factor has protein sequence MQVIINPMKQDTNVGTIVAGLEKGLHEQLVSGLAGSARQVLMASLQQMADRPVCVVTHNMYQAQKVYEDLIELVPSDQVLLYPGNELIGSELAIASPEMLAQRIHVFNRLAQGFTGFLVAPFAGLRRLVVPPQVWKEAQIQLSVGNELDIESFLLRCIELGYERVDMVERKGEMSIRGGIIDLYPIDSEWPVRIELFDVEIDSIRTFDMLSQRSLESVQTYILGPAKEMIASTPLLQESAVRLEQKLGETLANLKDGAAKEKVMERIGSDAERMKQGQRFAQLYSYISVIYPTGDTLLSYMPSDTLLLVDEPSRVLDTAAQLQKEEGEWLTGRIIQGEYMSNLSLSRTYDEIVSTKKRQIVYLSLFLRQSPKTQPQNIVNLTCRTMQNFHGQMNVLKTELARWKKSQDQIVFVAADLERAKRLERVLHDYEMEADVLTEAVETVPPGRPTIILGNLQTGFELPLNKLVVITEGEVFTAKQRKARKVQQTMNNAERIKNYLELKPGDFVVHVNHGIGKYLGIETKEILGIHKDYLHIQYAAGDSLFVPIDQIDHVQKYVASEEAQPKIYSLGGSEWKRVKNKVQSSVKDIAEDLIKLYAARESAVGHTFSPDTTEQREFEAMFPYQETQDQLRAISEVKADMERKRPMDRLVCGDVGYGKTEVAIRAAFKAVMDGKQVAVLVPTTILAQQHYETFRERFAEYPIRVEVLSRFRSRKEQNATLKGLKEGTVDVVIGTHRLLSKDLTFRELGLLIVDEEQRFGVSHKEKLKQIKTNVDVMTLTATPIPRTLHMSMLGVRDLSVIETPPENRFPVQTYVMDYSPALVREAIEREMARDGQVFFLYNQVQGIEQMAEQISMLVPDARIAVAHGQMNESELEGVILDFLEGNFDVLVSTTIIETGVDIPNVNTLIIYNADKMGLSQLYQLRGRVGRSNRIAYAYFTYQRDKVLTEVAEKRLQAIKEFTELGSGFKIAMRDLSIRGAGNLLGAEQHGFINTVGFDLYSQMLKEAIDELKGEVKHEIVTPVEINLQLDAYIPSMYITDSRQKIEMYKKFVAVSTLEDVDDLAEELLDRFGPVPKPVDNLLTISRLRVYALKHHITEISQKNPDEIKLLLHPSQNNNIDGGALFALTSNWSKRVGLSGGQQITIAVKVKGLKEDEGVQLVEKLLRQFHQVRRDTGTESPVS, from the coding sequence ATGCAAGTCATCATTAACCCGATGAAACAGGACACGAACGTCGGGACAATCGTGGCTGGTTTGGAGAAGGGGCTACATGAGCAGCTTGTCTCTGGCTTAGCTGGTTCCGCCCGGCAAGTATTGATGGCGTCATTGCAACAAATGGCAGATCGTCCGGTCTGTGTAGTGACGCATAACATGTACCAAGCACAAAAAGTATACGAAGATTTGATCGAGTTGGTTCCCTCTGATCAGGTGTTGCTTTATCCCGGTAATGAGCTGATTGGCTCTGAGCTTGCTATTGCCAGCCCTGAAATGCTGGCGCAGCGAATTCATGTATTCAACCGTCTGGCCCAAGGCTTTACGGGTTTTTTGGTTGCCCCTTTTGCTGGCTTGCGTCGCTTGGTCGTTCCCCCGCAAGTATGGAAGGAAGCGCAGATTCAGTTATCCGTCGGTAATGAGCTCGATATCGAGTCCTTTTTGCTCCGATGTATTGAGCTTGGCTATGAGCGAGTGGACATGGTTGAGCGCAAGGGAGAAATGAGTATTCGCGGTGGAATTATCGACTTGTATCCGATTGATTCGGAGTGGCCAGTGCGGATCGAGCTTTTTGATGTAGAGATCGACTCGATCCGTACGTTTGACATGCTCTCCCAACGGTCATTGGAATCGGTCCAGACATATATTCTTGGTCCAGCAAAAGAAATGATTGCTTCGACTCCGTTATTGCAGGAATCAGCTGTTCGCTTAGAACAAAAGCTGGGAGAAACCCTCGCCAATTTGAAGGATGGGGCTGCCAAGGAAAAAGTCATGGAGCGAATCGGCTCTGATGCAGAGAGAATGAAGCAGGGACAGCGTTTTGCACAGCTGTATTCGTACATCTCTGTCATTTACCCGACGGGTGATACATTGTTGTCCTATATGCCTTCCGATACCTTGCTGCTCGTTGATGAGCCTTCCCGTGTGTTGGATACGGCAGCGCAACTGCAAAAAGAAGAAGGGGAATGGCTGACGGGACGCATCATTCAGGGCGAATATATGTCCAATCTCAGCCTGTCGCGTACGTACGACGAGATCGTGTCGACGAAAAAGCGCCAGATCGTTTACCTCTCCCTATTTTTGAGACAATCACCGAAGACCCAGCCGCAAAACATCGTAAATCTGACTTGTCGTACCATGCAAAACTTCCATGGACAGATGAACGTACTGAAAACAGAGCTGGCCCGTTGGAAGAAGTCCCAGGATCAGATCGTCTTTGTCGCAGCTGATTTGGAGCGTGCGAAGCGACTGGAGCGTGTCCTGCATGACTACGAAATGGAAGCGGATGTTTTAACAGAAGCAGTCGAGACAGTACCTCCAGGGCGTCCTACGATCATTTTAGGAAACCTCCAGACAGGCTTTGAGCTTCCGCTAAACAAGCTGGTTGTTATTACGGAAGGTGAAGTGTTTACCGCGAAACAGCGCAAGGCGCGCAAAGTTCAGCAGACGATGAACAATGCGGAGCGTATCAAAAACTATCTCGAGCTCAAGCCCGGTGATTTCGTCGTGCACGTGAATCACGGGATTGGAAAATACCTTGGAATTGAAACCAAGGAAATTCTCGGAATTCATAAAGATTACCTTCATATTCAATACGCAGCAGGAGACAGTCTGTTTGTTCCTATTGATCAAATCGACCATGTGCAGAAGTACGTGGCGAGTGAAGAGGCACAGCCGAAGATTTACAGCTTGGGCGGCAGTGAGTGGAAACGCGTCAAAAACAAAGTCCAGTCGTCTGTAAAGGATATCGCCGAAGATTTGATCAAGCTGTACGCAGCCCGCGAATCTGCTGTCGGTCACACATTCTCTCCCGACACGACAGAGCAGCGTGAATTTGAGGCGATGTTCCCGTATCAAGAAACACAAGACCAGCTCCGCGCGATTTCGGAAGTGAAAGCGGACATGGAGCGCAAACGTCCGATGGATCGCCTCGTTTGTGGGGACGTAGGTTACGGGAAGACTGAGGTTGCGATTCGTGCTGCCTTCAAGGCTGTCATGGACGGAAAACAGGTAGCCGTTTTGGTTCCAACTACGATTCTGGCGCAGCAGCATTACGAGACGTTCCGTGAACGTTTTGCGGAATATCCGATCCGCGTGGAGGTATTGAGTCGATTCCGTTCGCGCAAGGAGCAGAATGCCACACTAAAAGGCCTGAAGGAAGGCACAGTCGATGTCGTCATCGGTACGCACCGTCTACTTTCCAAAGACCTGACATTCCGTGAGCTCGGTCTGTTAATCGTAGACGAGGAGCAGCGCTTTGGTGTGAGCCACAAGGAAAAGCTGAAGCAGATCAAAACGAATGTGGATGTTATGACTCTGACCGCTACGCCGATTCCACGTACCTTGCACATGTCGATGCTCGGTGTGCGTGATTTGTCAGTCATCGAAACGCCGCCAGAAAATCGTTTTCCGGTGCAGACGTATGTGATGGATTACAGCCCTGCTCTCGTTCGCGAAGCGATTGAGCGTGAGATGGCTCGTGATGGGCAAGTGTTCTTCCTCTACAACCAAGTACAGGGAATCGAACAGATGGCGGAGCAGATTTCGATGCTCGTTCCTGACGCACGCATCGCTGTAGCGCATGGACAGATGAACGAAAGCGAGCTGGAAGGCGTCATTCTCGACTTTTTGGAAGGGAATTTTGACGTATTGGTCAGCACGACGATCATTGAGACCGGGGTGGACATCCCGAACGTCAATACGCTGATTATTTACAATGCAGATAAAATGGGCTTGTCTCAGCTGTATCAGCTGCGTGGACGTGTAGGTCGTTCCAATCGAATTGCGTACGCATACTTTACGTATCAACGGGACAAGGTGCTGACAGAGGTAGCGGAAAAACGTCTGCAAGCCATTAAGGAATTTACCGAGCTCGGCTCTGGTTTCAAGATCGCGATGCGAGACTTGTCCATTCGTGGAGCGGGTAATTTGCTGGGCGCGGAGCAGCATGGTTTTATTAATACGGTTGGTTTCGACTTGTATAGCCAGATGCTGAAAGAAGCCATTGATGAGCTGAAGGGCGAAGTCAAACACGAAATTGTCACACCTGTGGAGATCAACCTGCAACTGGATGCCTATATTCCGTCGATGTACATTACGGACAGCCGACAGAAAATCGAGATGTACAAAAAGTTTGTCGCGGTGTCTACCTTGGAAGACGTCGACGATTTGGCAGAGGAGCTGCTAGACCGTTTTGGACCAGTTCCGAAGCCGGTTGATAATCTGTTGACCATTTCCCGTTTGCGTGTGTATGCCTTGAAGCACCATATCACCGAAATTAGCCAGAAGAATCCAGACGAGATTAAATTGTTACTGCACCCTAGTCAGAACAACAATATCGATGGTGGAGCGCTGTTTGCGCTTACCAGTAACTGGAGCAAGAGGGTTGGGCTGTCGGGTGGACAACAGATCACGATTGCTGTTAAAGTAAAGGGGTTAAAAGAAGATGAGGGCGTGCAGTTGGTTGAAAAGCTGCTGCGTCAATTTCACCAGGTGCGAAGAGACACCGGTACGGAGAGCCCTGTGTCTTAA
- a CDS encoding peptidylprolyl isomerase has translation MKRSVAILSSAVLVVALMTGCGGKAEEAKQDSKTPANQTDGSNQAANDPLVQFPKLTLPYAADQKAVIVEYQGGTVTGKEFEEFLRVINFMNPQQGTMIEMADSKSLKAFAREFTATKVLASRSDDAMKKESKELAEKTFEKIKTQYMSFLGKDEAQFNKLMDGQGVTKDMILNQMDLINQSINVMKKNIDDATLKQTYDQMDKASRTVASVRHILISTEKRTPEEALKISNDLEARLKKGEDFAKLATEFTDDPGSKQSGGLYENADVTQWVPEFKEASLTQKVGEVGPPVKTNFGYHIIKVENRKEKTFDEMKEQLRASSLEKAYDTFAKTELDKLITKFNIPQSKNDAPAKK, from the coding sequence ATGAAACGTTCTGTAGCGATTCTATCTTCGGCTGTTCTGGTCGTGGCACTCATGACTGGTTGCGGTGGAAAAGCAGAAGAAGCGAAGCAAGACTCAAAAACTCCAGCGAATCAGACAGATGGCAGCAATCAAGCTGCTAATGATCCTTTGGTACAATTCCCTAAACTCACTCTGCCTTACGCAGCAGACCAGAAAGCGGTCATTGTGGAGTATCAAGGAGGAACTGTAACAGGAAAAGAGTTCGAAGAGTTCCTGCGTGTCATTAACTTCATGAATCCACAACAAGGTACCATGATTGAAATGGCTGATAGCAAATCACTGAAGGCTTTTGCCCGTGAGTTCACAGCTACCAAGGTTTTGGCTAGCCGTTCCGACGACGCTATGAAAAAAGAGTCTAAAGAACTCGCTGAGAAAACTTTCGAGAAAATCAAAACACAGTACATGAGCTTTTTGGGCAAGGATGAAGCTCAGTTCAACAAGCTCATGGATGGCCAAGGCGTAACCAAGGACATGATTCTCAATCAGATGGACTTGATCAATCAGTCCATCAATGTGATGAAAAAGAATATCGACGATGCTACGCTGAAGCAAACCTATGATCAAATGGACAAAGCTTCCCGTACCGTTGCTTCTGTTCGCCACATCCTGATCTCTACCGAAAAGCGCACACCAGAAGAGGCGTTGAAAATCTCCAACGACTTGGAAGCGCGCTTGAAAAAGGGTGAGGACTTCGCGAAGCTGGCAACAGAGTTCACAGATGACCCAGGCAGCAAGCAGTCTGGGGGCTTGTACGAAAATGCGGATGTAACGCAATGGGTACCAGAATTTAAAGAAGCATCCCTGACACAAAAAGTCGGCGAAGTTGGACCGCCAGTAAAAACTAATTTTGGTTACCATATTATTAAGGTCGAGAATCGCAAAGAAAAGACCTTTGATGAGATGAAAGAACAGCTCCGCGCGAGTTCTTTGGAGAAAGCGTACGATACTTTCGCCAAGACCGAGCTGGACAAGCTCATTACGAAATTCAACATCCCGCAGTCCAAAAATGATGCTCCAGCAAAAAAATAA
- the spoVT gene encoding stage V sporulation protein T, with amino-acid sequence MKATGIVRRIDDLGRVVIPKEIRRTLRIREGDPLEIFVDRDGEVILKKYSPIGELGDFAKEYADSLYESMNHTVLISDRDTVIAVAGASKKEYLEKPIGSIVEKCLEERKTRLEKNAGSYEICRDLNETMGSFVIAPIVAGGDPIGSVILLNKNESTKMSDLEIKMSETAAGFLAKQMEQ; translated from the coding sequence ATGAAAGCAACTGGTATCGTTCGTCGAATTGACGACCTCGGTCGGGTCGTGATTCCTAAGGAGATTCGTCGTACACTGCGCATTCGTGAGGGCGACCCGCTTGAGATTTTCGTGGATCGTGACGGAGAAGTCATTCTCAAAAAGTATTCACCGATTGGAGAATTGGGTGATTTTGCAAAAGAGTACGCCGACTCTTTGTATGAAAGCATGAATCATACCGTACTGATTTCAGACAGGGATACTGTCATTGCTGTGGCAGGGGCCTCCAAAAAGGAATACTTGGAGAAACCAATTGGTAGCATTGTTGAGAAGTGCTTGGAGGAAAGAAAGACCAGACTGGAGAAAAACGCAGGCTCTTATGAAATTTGTCGTGATTTGAACGAGACGATGGGCTCGTTCGTCATCGCACCGATTGTTGCAGGAGGCGATCCAATCGGGTCCGTGATCCTCCTCAACAAAAACGAGTCAACGAAGATGAGTGATTTGGAGATCAAAATGTCGGAAACAGCGGCCGGTTTCCTGGCAAAGCAGATGGAGCAGTAA
- a CDS encoding putative polysaccharide biosynthesis protein codes for MGQEKASVQFVKGAAILGIAGLVSKLLGAVYRIPYQNIAGDIGLYVYMQVYPLYTALLILATAGFPIAISKIVSERVAVGDAIGARRAFRVASISLVVLGIFFFLLLYGGAPIIASMMGDEHLITPLRAVAWSLPLVPMAAILRGYFQGHQNMMPTGVSQVAEQFIRVIFILVAAFWAMNVYQDPYLAGTGAVFAAFPGAIAAILVLLWYWRADKKMGQLSMGQVQQSSVQPWTNRQILRHLLTYAVPICMGALVLPLVPLVDSMTVVNILQWSGTPEDLAKLLKGAFDRGQPLIQFGTFFATSLSLALVPAISEAVAQRQHQLISHRSEVAIRLTFLLGLPASFGLALLAEPINVMLYGDSNGTEALAVQSFTIIFATVSIASAGILQGLGRVMRPARNLFIGVLVKLILNLALVPFWGISGAAVSTVLAYLVAMGLNVLAVIKYTGANIGFRQTVKKPFVSVVVMSIVVLIVEWLANTVLASAGLSNRLFYTLVGLIAVALGALFYLLALLKTGGLTRSDIQFLPKGKRIASLLTKYKLLPAEKARMNEKEA; via the coding sequence ATGGGTCAAGAAAAAGCTTCCGTTCAATTTGTGAAAGGCGCGGCGATACTTGGAATTGCCGGTCTTGTCTCCAAGCTTTTAGGCGCTGTATACCGCATCCCATACCAAAACATTGCCGGAGATATCGGCTTGTACGTATATATGCAAGTATACCCGCTGTATACCGCTTTGTTGATTCTAGCGACGGCGGGTTTCCCCATTGCCATTTCCAAGATCGTCTCCGAGCGCGTCGCTGTCGGGGATGCGATCGGGGCACGCAGGGCGTTTCGAGTAGCCAGTATATCGCTGGTCGTTCTCGGGATCTTTTTCTTCTTACTGTTATATGGAGGGGCACCTATTATTGCCAGTATGATGGGTGATGAGCATTTGATTACCCCGCTCCGAGCGGTAGCTTGGTCACTGCCATTGGTACCGATGGCTGCGATCCTGCGCGGCTATTTTCAGGGGCATCAAAACATGATGCCGACTGGCGTCTCTCAGGTTGCTGAGCAGTTCATTCGCGTGATTTTCATTCTAGTTGCTGCATTCTGGGCGATGAACGTGTATCAGGACCCTTACCTGGCAGGTACAGGTGCCGTTTTTGCTGCTTTTCCAGGTGCCATTGCAGCAATTCTCGTCTTGCTTTGGTATTGGAGAGCGGACAAGAAGATGGGGCAGCTGTCCATGGGTCAGGTTCAGCAATCATCCGTGCAACCGTGGACCAATCGTCAAATACTTCGTCATCTCTTGACCTATGCCGTTCCGATTTGTATGGGCGCTCTGGTTCTGCCGCTTGTTCCGCTTGTAGACTCGATGACCGTCGTCAATATACTGCAATGGAGCGGGACCCCAGAGGACTTGGCCAAGCTTTTGAAGGGTGCATTTGACCGTGGTCAACCACTCATTCAGTTTGGTACGTTTTTTGCCACGTCCTTGTCGCTGGCGTTAGTGCCTGCGATCAGTGAAGCTGTTGCCCAGCGTCAGCATCAATTGATCTCTCATCGTTCCGAAGTGGCGATTCGACTGACCTTTCTGCTGGGATTGCCTGCTTCCTTTGGACTTGCTCTGTTGGCGGAGCCGATCAACGTCATGCTCTACGGAGATAGCAACGGTACCGAGGCCCTCGCTGTACAGTCCTTCACGATTATTTTCGCCACGGTGAGTATTGCTAGCGCGGGAATTTTGCAAGGCTTGGGGCGTGTAATGCGACCTGCCCGCAACCTGTTTATTGGTGTATTGGTGAAGCTCATCCTCAATCTGGCACTCGTCCCGTTCTGGGGTATCTCTGGTGCAGCAGTGTCCACCGTTTTAGCTTATTTGGTTGCCATGGGACTAAACGTTTTAGCGGTAATCAAATACACGGGAGCAAACATTGGATTCCGTCAAACAGTGAAAAAGCCATTTGTGTCTGTCGTTGTGATGTCGATTGTCGTGTTGATTGTGGAGTGGCTCGCTAATACAGTGCTGGCCAGTGCCGGACTTTCCAATCGCTTGTTCTATACGCTGGTAGGCTTGATTGCTGTCGCTTTAGGAGCATTGTTCTATTTGCTGGCGCTTTTGAAAACGGGTGGACTCACGAGAAGCGATATTCAATTTTTGCCAAAAGGAAAGCGAATTGCTTCGCTGTTAACGAAATACAAGCTCCTCCCAGCGGAGAAGGCGAGAATGAACGAAAAGGAGGCGTGA